TTTTTTTACATATTTATAATATAGAAGATAAGGACTTTTTTACATAAGAATATACCTCTTTTACACTGTAAAAGAGGTATACGTTTTATGACAATATTTCTCTAGTAACTTTTTTTTAAAAAAAACTTCTAATAGTAAAAATAATACCGGAATTTTTGAAGTTAATAAAAAAATTTATCCAGAAGACTTTTATTTAATTTTTTTGATAATTTAATTCCCATATTATTCCGAAATTATCTTCTATTTTTACATATTTTGAATTCCAGAAAGTTTCATGTAAATCTATTAGAAATTCACAATTTTTTTCTCTTAGTTTTTTACAGATATTATTTAAATTGTCTTCTGTTTCTATCTCTAACCAAATCGAAATTTGACCACCATTCTCCATTCTTGTTCCTAGTCCATCATATTGCTCTGCTTTATCTCCTACAAGTATTTTATTTTCTCCTAATAAAAGAATCGCATTTAATATCATCTCTTCCCCATTTTTTGTTTCAATATTATATTCACTTGCTAAAGCTTTTTCTACAACCTTAGCCTCAAATATTTCTTCATAAAAACTTAATGCTTCATCACAATTTCCGTCAAATGTTAAATACGGAAGTGCTGATTTTATCATAGTATTACCTCCTAAAAATATATTTGTAACACTATTATAACAGAATATTAGATTTTTTTTTCTTCTGAGTTGCTATTTTTTTCCAAATTTTGTCGACCAATAATTGAGAAACATTAAATACAATTGGTGGGTCGTCTTCTTCTGCTTCTCTCAAAACAATTTCAAATTTTTTTTCTTCTATTGAGGGAAAGTTAATTGATTCTTCTACCATTCCTCTCAATGCTTTATCAAGCTTGAAATAATCTAA
This sequence is a window from Sebaldella sp. S0638. Protein-coding genes within it:
- a CDS encoding VOC family protein — encoded protein: MIKSALPYLTFDGNCDEALSFYEEIFEAKVVEKALASEYNIETKNGEEMILNAILLLGENKILVGDKAEQYDGLGTRMENGGQISIWLEIETEDNLNNICKKLREKNCEFLIDLHETFWNSKYVKIEDNFGIIWELNYQKN